In Pseudochaenichthys georgianus chromosome 6, fPseGeo1.2, whole genome shotgun sequence, a single window of DNA contains:
- the tmem86a gene encoding lysoplasmalogenase TMEM86A, which translates to MVSPVTVVKSEGPKLVPFFKATCVYFVLWLPTSSPSWFSALIKCLPIFCLWMFLLAHGFSFLGASSNARKIFAGLVFSALGDAFLIWQEQGYFVHGLLMFAITHILYSSAFGMKPVNVTAGLVVTAVSSVSYLLLYPYLSGPFTYLVAVYIGLIGFMGWRAVAGLQLANDLWTWTKLCACLGAVLFMVSDLTIAVNKFCFPVPHSRAIIMATYYAAQMLISLSVVECQDAERARKKA; encoded by the exons GTCAAGAGTGAAGGCCCAAAGCTGGTGCCATTCTTCAAGGCCACCTGTGTGTATTTTGTGCTGTGGCTGCCCACCTCCAGCCCCTCCTGGTTCAGCGCACTGATCAAATGTCTACCCATCTTCTGCCTCTGGATGTTCTTACTGGCGCATGGCTTCAGCTTCCTAGGTGCTAGCTCCAATGCTCGCAAGATCTTTGCTGGCCTCGTCTTTTCTGCTCTGGGCGATGCCTTTCTCATCTGGCAGGAGCAGGGCTACTTCGTCCACG GTCTTCTGATGTTTGCCATCACCCACATCCTGTACTCCTCGGCCTTTGGGATGAAGCCCGTTAATGTGACTGCTGGCCTGGTGGTCACTGCTGTGTCTTCAGTGAGCTACCTGCTGCTGTACCCCTACCTGTCGGGCCCCTTCACCTACCTGGTGGCCGTCTACATTGGTCTGATCGGCTTCATGGGCTGGAGGGCGGTGGCCGGCCTGCAGCTGGCCAACGACCTGTGGACCTGGACCAAGCTGTGCGCCTGCCTTGGCGCCGTGCTCTTCATGGTCTCCGACCTCACCATCGCCGTCAACAAGTTCTGCTTCCCTGTTCCCCATTCACGCGCCATCATCATGGCCACGTACTACGCCGCCCAGATGCTGATCTCGCTCTCTGTGGTGGAGTGCCAGGATGCTGAGAGGGCCAGGAAGAAGGCGTGA